One genomic region from Thermoanaerobaculia bacterium encodes:
- a CDS encoding LeuA family protein yields MESKPRPAESDLVYDWNRAAHAPKPFFLPVELDDESLRDGLQSPSVRTPSIEKKLEILHLMNALGIDVADVGLPGAGPHVVRDVSRIIEEIATTGMRLRPTCAARTIASDILPIVEISQKYGVSIEVHAFIGSSPIRQYAEDWSMEKILRLTEDAVSLCVREGLPIMYVTEDTTRSHPDDLRTLFTAAIRAGASRVCVCDTVGHATPDGVRALVSWTRALVDEIAPDVKVDWHGHQDRGLGVINSITALEAGAHRVHGTGLGIGERVGNTPMDQLLVNLQLLGWIDRDLTALSRYCRTISEATGVPLTDNYPIVGKDAFRTGTGVHAAAIIKARHKGDDWLADRVYSGVPAAMVGRRQKIEIGPMSGESNVVYWLSEHGIDAAPEVVSAIFQAAKTSDRVLTDEEILEICRRKAPTKTLAVS; encoded by the coding sequence GCGACGGGCTCCAGTCGCCCTCGGTCCGCACTCCCTCGATCGAGAAGAAGCTCGAAATCCTCCACCTGATGAACGCGCTCGGGATCGACGTCGCCGACGTCGGGCTGCCGGGCGCCGGCCCGCACGTCGTCCGCGACGTCTCCCGGATCATCGAGGAGATCGCGACGACCGGAATGCGCCTCCGGCCGACGTGCGCGGCGCGGACGATCGCGTCCGACATCCTGCCGATCGTCGAGATCTCCCAGAAGTACGGCGTCTCGATCGAGGTGCACGCCTTCATCGGCTCGTCTCCGATCCGGCAGTACGCGGAAGACTGGAGCATGGAGAAGATCCTGCGGCTCACCGAGGACGCCGTCTCTCTCTGCGTCCGCGAGGGTCTTCCGATCATGTACGTCACCGAGGACACGACCCGCTCGCACCCGGACGACCTCCGGACGCTGTTCACGGCGGCGATCCGCGCCGGCGCCTCCCGCGTCTGCGTGTGCGACACGGTCGGCCACGCGACGCCGGACGGCGTGCGCGCGCTCGTTTCCTGGACCCGGGCGCTCGTCGACGAAATCGCCCCGGACGTCAAGGTCGACTGGCACGGGCACCAGGATCGCGGTCTCGGCGTGATCAATTCGATCACCGCGCTCGAGGCGGGCGCGCACCGGGTGCACGGAACGGGACTCGGCATCGGAGAGCGCGTCGGCAACACGCCGATGGACCAGCTGCTCGTGAACCTGCAGCTCCTCGGATGGATCGACCGGGACCTGACCGCGCTCTCGCGCTACTGCCGGACGATCTCGGAGGCGACGGGAGTCCCGCTCACCGACAACTATCCGATCGTCGGCAAGGACGCGTTCCGCACCGGCACGGGAGTCCATGCCGCCGCGATCATCAAGGCGCGCCACAAGGGGGACGACTGGCTCGCCGACCGCGTCTACTCGGGCGTTCCGGCCGCGATGGTCGGACGCCGGCAGAAGATCGAGATCGGGCCGATGTCGGGGGAGTCGAACGTCGTCTACTGGCTCTCCGAGCACGGAATCGACGCCGCTCCCGAGGTCGTCTCGGCGATCTTCCAGGCGGCGAAGACGAGCGACCGGGTCCTGACCGACGAGGAGATCCTGGAGATCTGCCGCCGGAAGGCGCCGACGAAGACGCTCGCGGTCTCCTGA
- the xerD gene encoding site-specific tyrosine recombinase XerD, which yields MRADAPDEFLDRHLPTYLDRLSVERGLSPRSVEAYGRDLAAFGRWLASRRIALADVGRAEVVRHLQARRAAGLSARSAARLVSALRGFFGFAVGERILAEDPTAHVENPKTWAALPHVLSAENVDALLAAPDASDPLGLRDRAMLETLYATGLRVSELVRLETERVDLPSGTVLVMGKGNKERLVPLGRAARKWIGRYVAEARPDLDAKRSPHLFLNRRGAPMTRQRFWQLIENYARKAGIRGKISPHVLRHSFATHLLEHGADLRSVQMMLGHADIATTQIYTHVSRARLRSVYDEFHPRARKKKGPREGGP from the coding sequence ATGCGCGCGGACGCCCCCGACGAATTCCTCGACCGGCACCTCCCGACGTATCTCGACCGGCTGTCGGTCGAGCGCGGTCTCTCGCCGCGGAGCGTCGAAGCGTATGGCCGGGATCTGGCCGCGTTCGGGCGCTGGCTCGCGTCGCGGCGGATCGCGCTCGCCGACGTCGGCCGCGCCGAGGTCGTGCGCCATCTCCAGGCGCGGCGCGCCGCGGGGCTCTCGGCCCGCTCGGCCGCGCGCCTGGTCTCCGCGCTCCGCGGTTTCTTCGGATTCGCGGTCGGCGAGAGGATCCTCGCCGAGGACCCGACCGCGCACGTCGAGAACCCGAAGACCTGGGCCGCCCTGCCGCACGTCCTTTCGGCGGAGAACGTCGATGCGCTCCTCGCGGCTCCCGACGCGTCCGACCCGCTCGGCCTCCGCGATCGCGCGATGCTCGAAACCCTCTACGCGACCGGGCTGCGCGTCTCGGAGCTCGTTCGCCTCGAAACCGAACGGGTCGACCTCCCGTCGGGAACGGTTCTCGTGATGGGGAAGGGGAACAAGGAGCGGCTCGTCCCGCTCGGCCGGGCGGCGAGGAAATGGATCGGGCGGTACGTCGCGGAGGCGCGGCCGGACCTCGACGCGAAGCGCTCGCCGCACCTGTTCCTCAACCGGCGCGGCGCGCCGATGACGCGCCAGCGCTTCTGGCAGCTGATCGAGAACTACGCACGGAAGGCCGGGATCCGGGGGAAGATCTCGCCGCACGTGCTCCGCCATTCCTTCGCGACGCACCTGCTGGAGCATGGAGCGGACCTTCGATCCGTCCAGATGATGCTCGGGCACGCCGACATCGCGACGACCCAGATCTACACGCACGTCTCGCGGGCCCGGCTGCGCTCCGTGTACGACGAGTTCCACCCGCGGGCTCGCAAAAAAAAGGGCCCCCGCGAAGGGGGCCCGTAG